The Spirochaeta lutea DNA window ACCAAGGCCGGCTCGCCGATGAGTTCAAGATTCCGCTGTTCCGGCATCTCAATGGTAATCTCTCGGATACGACCTGTTCCCTGTAGGATCTGAATCAGTTGGCTCAGGTCTTGAACGGTGATGGTAACCCCGGGCAAGGCTGCCTGAGGGCCGGTTTTCATTTGGTCTAGAGCCTGTTGCAGCACCATAAGCTGGTCCACCGAGAGGGGAAGACCGTCGAAGCTTGTCCGGGAGTAGAATCCCTGGGGGGTGGAGCCGGTGGTTGATCCGGAGGAGCCTCGGGATGCAACGGGATTGAGAAAGCCCTGATCCAGAACCTGAGAAACCTGGGCTTGGGCCTGGGCAGCCGAGAGGTCGGCAACCTGATTATCCATGCGTGGGGTCCGGGATAAACTTGCCAGACCAAACCCAAGGCTGAACATGAGCACCAGAGCGGCGGCGGCAGCTGCCGGCAGGGGAAGGCTCATCCGCCATGAAAAAATGCCTCCCCTTCGAATTACGGAAAAGGGAGAAGTCTTGGCCGGCTTAGCCCCTCCGGATTCAAGGGTCGCATAAATCTTTGATAGTACCTCTTCACCCTGGGGCACAAGATTCTCTTCAATCCTCGTACTATCGTTCTTCAGCACCCTATGGGCATAGAGGAGTTCATCGTAGGCCTGTTTGGTATCGGCCTCGTTTTCGATCCTGGCGGTTATCCGGGATTTCCAAGGTTCGGGTATTTCCCCGTCGATATAGGCGGACAATAATTCTCTATCAAGCCCCATAGCCACTACCTCCACGCTTCAGTACCTCAGCAAGCTTTTCACGTCCGCGAAAGGCCCGTACCTTCACATTTCCTTCGCTCAATCCAAGAACCTCGCCAATCTCTCGGTAGCTCAAATCACCGTACTCCTTCATTACCAATACAACCCGGTACTTCTCGGGAATCTTCTCCAGCGCCTGTTGCACCTCTTCCCGGGTCTCGCTACGGATAGTTAGATCCTCCCCGGATTTCTGATCCCGGACGGGTTCCTTCAGTAACCGTTCATAAGCCTTCCGTTCACGCTTCTTACGCTTTACGTAATTCAGCGCCAGATTTTTGCTTACCCGGATGAGCCAGTACTTCGCCTGGTTCTCATCGGGAATCTGATCCAGCCGGTGGTAATACCGTATCATCGCCTCGTGACAAACCTCTTCGGCAGCTTCGCGGCTGTTGGTTATCCTAGCGGTTACCCGGGCGATTATGGGAAACACCTCGGTATACACGCGGTAAAATAGATCTTCCTGTTCCTTGGTCCACTTCATTAAACAATACGCCTCAGGTATTCGTTACAGCTTTTCTTCAGCTGGTGTCCAGGTTGTTCCCTGGGGTGTATCAATGAGCATAATTCCTTCGGATTTGAGCTCATCCCGTATGGAATCGGCTAGGGAAAAATTCCGGTTCTTCCTAGCCTCGTTTCGATCTTGAATCCTCAGTTCAATACGCCGGACCAACTCGGGGTCAAGGGACTCCTGGGAGACCTGATCCTCCTCTGGGGCAGTAAAATCACCCAAGCCAAGCCCAAAGATAGTATCCATCCCCGCGATGAGGAGGCGCTTCTCCCAGGGCTGGAGCTCCTTATCCTTCACAACAGCCCAGGCGTCCGCCAAACCCCGGGGCATATTCAGATCATCGGCTATGTGTTGGGTAAATTGCCTGCGGTACTCCAGGGCCTTTTCGGACAATCCGGAGAC harbors:
- a CDS encoding RNA polymerase sigma factor, with amino-acid sequence MKWTKEQEDLFYRVYTEVFPIIARVTARITNSREAAEEVCHEAMIRYYHRLDQIPDENQAKYWLIRVSKNLALNYVKRKKRERKAYERLLKEPVRDQKSGEDLTIRSETREEVQQALEKIPEKYRVVLVMKEYGDLSYREIGEVLGLSEGNVKVRAFRGREKLAEVLKRGGSGYGA